The proteins below come from a single Balaenoptera acutorostrata chromosome 2, mBalAcu1.1, whole genome shotgun sequence genomic window:
- the TMEM167A gene encoding protein kish-A isoform X1: MSAIFNFQSLLTVILLLICTCAYIRSLAPSLLDRNKTGLLGIFWKCARIDFPLAGMQSIKCLRREKPFRKTPDVYL; the protein is encoded by the exons tctGCCATTTTCAATTTTCAGAGTCTGTTGACTGTAATCTTGCTGCTTATATGTACCTGTGCTTATATCCGATCCTTGGCACCCAGCCTCCTGGACAGAAATAAAACTGG GTTGTtgggtatattttggaagtgtgCCAGAATTG ATTTTCCTTTAGCTGGAATGCAGTCCATTAAATGTCTACGGAGAGAAAAACCTTTCAGAAAAACACCAGAtgtttattt GTGA
- the TMEM167A gene encoding protein kish-A isoform X2 has translation MSAIFNFQSLLTVILLLICTCAYIRSLAPSLLDRNKTGLLGIFWKCARIGERKSPYVAVCCIVMAFSILFIQ, from the exons tctGCCATTTTCAATTTTCAGAGTCTGTTGACTGTAATCTTGCTGCTTATATGTACCTGTGCTTATATCCGATCCTTGGCACCCAGCCTCCTGGACAGAAATAAAACTGG GTTGTtgggtatattttggaagtgtgCCAGAATTG GTGAACGGAAGAGTCCTTATGTTGCGGTATGCTGTATTGTGATGGCCTTCAGCATCCTCTTCATACAGTAG